From a single Streptomyces rubradiris genomic region:
- a CDS encoding SigE family RNA polymerase sigma factor, with translation MEQARAGEYDAFVAARWSVLFHLARLLTGGDRHRAEDLLQESLVKLWFVWPKVADEAPEAYVRKVLARAAARSARRRWWGERPVEELPETAAAGDLSATVAERSRLETALAQLTPRQRAAVVLRYYQDLPDRQVAEALGCPVGTARSHAARGVARLRRLLADVIEPVG, from the coding sequence ATGGAGCAGGCCAGGGCCGGTGAGTACGACGCGTTCGTGGCGGCCCGCTGGTCGGTGTTGTTCCATCTGGCCCGTCTGCTCACCGGGGGCGACCGGCACCGGGCCGAGGACCTGTTGCAGGAGTCCTTGGTCAAGCTGTGGTTCGTCTGGCCGAAGGTCGCCGACGAGGCGCCGGAGGCCTACGTGCGCAAGGTGCTCGCGCGGGCCGCGGCCCGCTCGGCCCGCCGCCGCTGGTGGGGCGAGCGCCCCGTGGAGGAGCTGCCGGAGACGGCGGCGGCCGGAGACCTGTCGGCGACCGTCGCCGAACGGTCCCGGCTGGAGACGGCGCTCGCCCAGCTGACCCCGCGCCAGCGGGCCGCCGTGGTGCTGCGCTACTACCAGGACCTGCCCGACCGGCAGGTCGCCGAGGCCCTGGGCTGCCCGGTGGGCACGGCCCGGTCCCACGCCGCGCGCGGAGTGGCCCGGCTGCGCCGGCTGCTGGCCGACGTCATCGAGCCGGTGGGGTGA